A genome region from Gossypium hirsutum isolate 1008001.06 chromosome A04, Gossypium_hirsutum_v2.1, whole genome shotgun sequence includes the following:
- the LOC107948372 gene encoding serine/threonine-protein kinase PCRK1, translated as MKCFIFLSWRRKDEPKTPTPISTRSKNSTFTDREIGRSGSELNSQNVSATSSESIRRSSFPSLSQRPSNLKVFTVSELRSATKNFSRSAMLGEGGFGCVYKGFIRSPDDSSQKIEVAVKQLGKRGLQGHKEWVTEVNLLGVVEHPNLVKLVGYCAEDDERGIQRLLIYEYMPNSSVEYLLSERSETTLSWAMRLKIAQDAARGLAYLHEGMDFQIIFRDFKSSNILLDDQWRAKLSDFGLARLGPSEGLTHVSTAVVGTMGYAAPEYIQTGRLTSKIDVWSYGVFLYELITGRLPLDKNRPKCEQKLLEWVKPYLSKAKKFELIVDPRLKRQYQLKSAQKLAVVANRCVVRNPKSRPKMSEVLEMVNQIVEASTGAGNPEPPLKTKPFVDTSRGTERKHNRRIIDSRSSDKFVHHVNSR; from the exons ATGAAGTGTTTTATATTCCTCAGCTGGAGAAGAAAAGATGAACCAAAGACCCCCACACCAATTTCAACTCGATCTAAGAATTCTACGTTCACTGATCGTGAAATAGGGCGGTCTGGGTCTGAATTAAACTCTCAGAATGTCTCAGCCACTAGCAGTGAGTCCATTAGGAGGTCCTCTTTTCCTAGCTTGTCTCAAAGACCTAGTAACCTAAAGGTGTTCACAGTTTCTGAGCTTAGATCTGCCACCAAGAATTTTAGCCGCTCTGCCATGCTTGGAGAGGGTGGATTTGGTTGTGTTTACAAGGGGTTTATCAGGAGTCCCGATGATTCATCACAAAAGATTGAAGTAGCAGTGAAACAGCTCGGTAAACGGGGGTTGCAG GGGCACAAGGAGTGGGTGACAGAAGTAAATCTGCTTGGCGTTGTTGAGCATCCGAATCTGGTAAAGCTAGTGGGATACTGTGCTGAAGATGATGAAAGAGGAATCCAAAGGCTTTTGATATACGAGTATATGCCCAATAGCAGTGTGGAATACCTTTTATCTGAACGGTCAGAGACAACACTTTCCTGGGCAATGAGATTGAAAATAGCTCAAGATGCTGCTCGTGGGCTAGCTTACCTGCACGAAGGAATGGATTTCCAG ATCATCTTCAGGGATTTCAAGTCTTCTAATATCCTTCTGGATGACCAATGGAGGGCAAAGCTATCAGACTTTGGGTTAGCCAGGTTGGGCCCTTCGGAAGGATTAACTCATGTATCAACAGCG GTTGTTGGAACAATGGGATATGCAGCTCCTGAATACATACAGACAGGACGTCTCACATCCAAGATTGATGTGTGGAGCTATGGGGTCTTCCTGTATGAACTCATTACTGGCAGACTCCCTTTAGACAAAAACCGCCCCAAGTGTGAGCAAAAGCTCTTGGAATGGGTGAAGCCATACCTATCAAAAGCAAAGAAATTCGAGCTGATAGTGGACCCTAGACTGAAACGGCAATACCAACTCAAATCTGCCCAAAAGCTTGCAGTTGTGGCCAACCGATGTGTAGTCAGAAACCCAAAGTCACGCCCTAAGATGAGTGAGGTGCTAGAAATGGTGAATCAGATTGTGGAGGCATCAACAGGAGCTGGAAATCCCGAACCGCCATTGAAGACCAAGCCATTTGTTGATACCTCTAGGGGAACTGAAAGAAAACATAATAGAAGGATTATAGATTCCAGAAGTAGTGACAAGTTTGTACATCATGTTAACAGCAGGTAA